AGGATGCAGAATCCGCCGTAGGACTGCCCTAAAACACTCCATTTAGAGATTCCCATCTCGCGGCGGATATGCTCAGCATCGCGGATGATTTGATCAGCTCGGAAGTTACTTAGATATTGAGCTAGCTCATGAGCCTGGTCACCCTTATAGAGGAAAAGATCGAAGGGGGTGCTGAGCCCGGTTCCGCGCTGATCGAGTAGTAAAACTCGGTAGTCCTCAGCCAGAATATCGACAAAGCTGGCAGACTTAGGGCGATACGCTTCGAATCCCGGTCCTCCTTGGAAGTAGACAATCGCTGGCAAGTCTTTGCCACGATTTTTTATGGAGGTCAACTCCCGCACAAAGACCTCGATCAAGTCAGTATTTGCTTTATCATCATGATTGAGTGGAACTTTAAATCTGTGATTTTTAATATCAAAGCCAGGAATGCTGTAGGCGTGCAATGCTCGCTCCTTAAAGATTTATGTCGTCTTGGCAACCTTGTGGTGCAGGAGCGATCCTAGCGAATCCAGCTAGGGATGAAAATCTTTATTTTTAGTCAAATTTGACTCTCGCTAGAACTTCATTTTAATCCGTTTCTAGGCAGAGCTTTGAGAGAACTTATGACATCATGAGGCCTCCTCAAGCTCTACAGAAAATGTCGAGCCGACTCCTTCCATACTATAGACCTGAAGTTGACTGTGATGAAGCTCTGCGATTCTTTGACTTGAGGCTAAACCGATACCATTGCCTGGTGCTTGCTCACGAGAGTGCGCCCTTCCGAATGGTTTAAGAATCTTATCCCGATACTTCATGCTGAAGCCAATGCCATTGTCTTCGACACTAATCACCCAGCGTCCTTGCTTGGTCGGTTTGGCAGAAATCGTGATTTTGGGAATGGAGCCCTTACGTCTAAACTGCAAGGCATTCGAAAGCAAGTTTCTAAACATCGTCCGAAGCAGAACTGGATTTCCCTTTACCCTTGGTAGATTTTCTAATTCTATGTGGGCACCAGTGGATTGTATAGCAAGTTCTAAATCGGATTGGCAGAGACTGATGGCTTCGTTTAGATCGACGTTCTCTGGTTCAAATTTTTGGGATCTGAGTTCAGAGTAATCGAGAACGTTATCCAAAAGAGAAAGCATGTGTTTCGTGGAACTTTGAATCACATCGAAGTATTGTTTTGACTCCGAATCCAAATTACGCTCAAGCTCTAAATAGAGTAAGTCTGATGAATTAGCTATTTTTTTGATCGGTTCTTTCAAATCGTGAGAGGCAATATAGGCGAAATTGCTTAAGTCTTGATTTGATTTCTTTAGCCTAGAAAACGACTCTTCGAGGGCTCGCCCCATTGCAATAAAGTTGTGCCTCAAATACTTAATCTCATCTGTAGTGGTTTCAGCTGTAGGTGCCTCCAAATCTTTAGCGCGGAATCGCCCTGATTTGATCTGCCGACATATTTGAACCAGCTCATTGAAAGACTTGATCATAGACCGCGAAAACCAGCGACTGGTATAGAAAGTAACCCCTAGAATCAGTACGATGGTGATGATAGAAGTCGAAAGAAAATCGTTTTTAGCATCAAGATAGTTTTGTAAGGCATCTTGTTTGGTCTTGCGAAAATAGTCATTAAACATCTTAAAGCTCTCAATAGCAGGACCATCATCAATCTTTACCAAAAGGTCTATTTTTCGAATTGAGCGACTCTCTTCGAGAGCCTTTTGTGCTAATGAAATATTTTCTTTATAAGCACTTACAGTAGAACGGAGTACGATCATAGCCTGCTTTTCTTCCAGACTTAGTTCCTCGTAAGCCATGTATTGATCGATAAGGTCTTCGACCTTAGCCAAGTCTAACAATGCCTGACTACGATACCAATCATCACCGCGAAGAACGTAATTCTTGAAGTGGTGGATTCCGTGGCCATATCCCCAGTAGCGCAAGATACTAGTTATAATTTCCTGCTTGTTAGTTTGTATCTCTACATATCGTTCGATCGCTAAGTGACTTTGGTAAAGTCTTTGTCCAAGGAGAGCGATACTAAAAATTACTAGCCCAATGGGGAGAATAGCAAGCATCATTAACTTGTTGCGCAACTTCATTGTAAAATCCCTTAGCTAGTGAAAAGCGTTTACTTAGCAGTGCTAACAATGACTCAATAGTAGCTAAATAAGATACTACAAGACTCGATAAGATTGCTAGTCTCATAGACTAACTATATAGGACTATATGACTCCCATGACTGACCTAATGATCAACCTTGAGAATTTTCCCGAGATTATTGGCAAAGAGTTCGCTAGCTCGACAGGGCCAGTAGTCGTGGTTGATGATGACCCACAGCAAAGACAGATACTCGGTGCCTGCTATAGAAAGTCAAATTGTAGTAGAGACATCATATTTTTTAAATCTGGCGAGGAATTCTTGGACTGGGCTGGCCATGCCAGCACTAGCAAGGAAAGCATGCCAAGCATCTTATTGCTAGACATCAATATGCCAGAACTCGATGGCTTCGAAGTACTTCAGCTACTGAGACAAGAAGCAAGCTCAATACACCTACCAAATGTTGTGATGCTGACCACCTCAAGCTTTCAAGACGATATTGACCGAGCAAAAGGTTTAGGGGCGAATGGCTTCTGGCCAAAACCAATGGCTATCAAAGACTACATCACCTTTTTCAATACCCTAAACCTTGCTACAGTAGCCATCGCCACCGATTCTTGAACATTTTACTTGAAAAGACTGTCGTGACTATCCCCGTTCTTCCCACAAGACACTATCTCTATGCTCACGGCTAGTCTCAACGATCGCGCGATACTTTTCTTCGATCATATGACGCTTCATTTTGAGAGTCGGCGTCATCAAACCCGATTCAACTGTCCAGGCCTCCTTCACGACAATGAAGTTCTTGACCTTTTCATAGTTTTGCAGATTACGGTTGGCTAGCTCCATAGCATCCTCAAGGTACTTGGTAAGATCGGCACGATTGAGCTGAGAGCTTTCCGGAGATGGGACCACGAGCGCTACTGGTTGTGGTAAGCCATGGCCAGTCACACATATTTGCTCAATATAACGATTGTGGTCAAGATGCCCTTCGATCTGTGATGGCGCGATGTACTTACCTTTCTCAGTTTTGAAGATATCTTTACAGCGACCACGAATTGTCAGGTGCCCTTGATCATCGAGCTTTCCTAGATCACCTGTCTTAAAAAAGCCATTTTCCATAGCCCTCATGGTCGATTCTGGGTCAAGATAGTAGCCGAGCATGGTTGCTGGGCTTTTAATTAGGATCTCTCCATCTTGATCGATCTTAATATCACAGCCTGGCAGCGCCTGCCCCACCGAACCACAGACTACCGGCTCTGTCTGATGAGTGGTAGCGTAGGCAAGGTTTTCTGAGTGGCCATACCCCTCCTTAATATCAATACCAACCTTCTGATACCACTTGAGCAGATCAACAGAGATAGGAGCGGCTCCAGATCCAAAGGATCGAACGCTTGCAAACCCTAGCTGGGATTTTAGCTTCCTCTTCACAAGATATGACACCAGCGGTAATGCAAGAAGGCGATCGAGTTTCTTCTGTGGAACTTTTTCTAAGATAGCCGATTGGAACTTACTCCAGAGCCGGGGTACGGTGAAGAACGCAGTCGCCTCAGATGATTTCAGATCCCTAAGGAAGTGATCCATATGCTCCATGAACGTCACGCATATTCCACCATAGATGCTCGTAAGCTCTAGCAGGGATCGCTCTGCCACATGTGCTAGGGGAAGATACGAGAAAAACCGATCATCATGTTTCAATTGGAAACAATCATAGAAGTTTCTTGCTACAAAGGCCATCGCTTCAGCTGAATGCATCACCCCTTTGGCGCGCCCTGTCGTTCCCGATGTATAGACAATAGTGGTGAGGTTTTGGGGATTGCGCTGTGGGCTATCACTGAGAGGTTCGTGTTGACCAATGATCTCCTCCCAAGTCAACGACGAAAAATCATGATTCACCCCGTAGCTCATATCAACAGTTTTAAGAGACAGCGGTAGATCAGCCAGAGTCTTCCCGGCTTGATCCAAGTTCCCCACAAACAGCAATTTCACGTCGGCATGATCTAAAATATAGCGAACAGATTCAGAGCTTTGACTTGGATAAAGGGGGACACTCACGCCACCTAGCATCATAATCGCCAAATCCGCCATGACCCAACGCGCACTATTTCTAGCTATGATTCCGATTCGATCCCCTTCCTCAAAACCCTGCTCTCGAAAGTAACTGACCATCGACCGAAGCTCTTCACCCACCCGAGACCATGTGTACTCAATCATATCTCCGTCGCAGGGTTGACGTAGAAAAACATGGTTGGGCCGCTCCTGCTCCCAGTGATAAAACCATTCAAGTGGGGTTCGTCCGACTGCATGCATCGTAAGTTCTCCTTAGGGAAGTGCCTGCTAGTACTTAGTCACTGTGAAACCGCAATGGATCAATATGACAAAGTACTAACCGTGATCTGACAGTATTTTTGAGTTCTAACAAGAATTTAAGAACGTTCGCCAAACATAGGCAAGATAAGTTTCCTTGACCGAAGTACAACTTACATGAATCGCTTCATTGCTTTTGACTCACGTTAACGCGTATGAAAAGACCTCACTTCCCTAAGAGCTTGAAACCAAAAGATAGATCCCTAGAATCCCCAGCACGATACCTGAAATCTGACGTCCATTGAGGCTTTCCTTTAAAAAAATTGCTGCTAGAACAACTGTCACTGCTGGATATAGAGCAGTCATTAAAGTCACTGTTGAAGCGGAGCCCTTTTGTAGCGCCTTGACGAAGAAAAAGGTAGCAAGCATACCACAGCTACCGAAAAGTAGGGCTAAATAGCTATCTTTCGAATCCCAAGGGATGCGATTCCCACCGGAAACCACAACGTAGGCAATCACGGGCAGTGAACCCAGAAACTGCAGTATAAAGACCTGCTTGTCGCTCAGGCTTGACGAACTTAATTTTCCTAAGAAAGCCCAAAGGCCATAAAGCAAGGTGGAAAGTAGCGCCCAGGTCATCCAGGTCATAGGGAGCTTCTTTGAACGGCGAGCAAAACCGTACCTTCGTAGGGTCTGTCATGAGGCGCTGGTAAATACTCCCAATCAGCTTTTCCAGCACCAGGAAGCGTCTCTATACATTTTAAAACGGAGCGCTTATCGATCTGCGGTGATGAAGTACACGGCTCTTGGTCTGCATATTGACGGAATCGCTTTAATCCTGCGCTAACACTTAATAAGAGCCATCCTCCTGGTCGAACAAGAGTCCAAATATTACGGATAACACCCTCCCAAGTACTCACAGAGTCACTCGCAGCTTCTGTGCAGTAATGAGCTGTAACAATATCGTAAGTCTTACTACGAGGAGCAATTGGATTTTTTTCCTTAATATTGCAATGAAACGTGTCGCGAATCTTTAACCGCACCAGGTTCTCTCGATTCTTGATGTCAATGGCACTGTTCGCTGACCCTTCCAGCTCCAGAACCAGCTTCGTATAGATATTCCAGTTAAATGACTGTGTATCTCCATTAAGCCAGGCATTGGTTTCCTTAAAGCAGTCTAGAACATAGTCAGCAAGGTCAATTGACTCACAAACTGCAGTTAAAGGCAAAGCAGTATACAATGTAGGACCGACTCCTAGCTCAAGAGCTTCTTTTGCACCTGCCATCTTTTTTATAGAGTCGATCCAGAAACGGTATAGTCCTCGATACTCATCGTTCACCTCGGTAAAATACTCATTCAAATAAGCACGCCCCTCAAAGCTTGAAGTATCGTCCTGTAAATCATGACTCATAGAATCCCCCTTTCTAAATATAGAGCGAAAATTTTCAGCAGGTCTTGTATCACTTTTCGCCTTTTCTGGAATCCTTAAATCACTCTTCATCGGATTTTTTTGTAACTTCCCCCGCATCATCACGAAGCATCTGAAAACCCATATTTAGAACTATGATTGCGGTTAATGTCATCCATCAAACCAATTTGCTTCGTGAACTTGTACCAAGGAGGTCGGTAACAACCAATTTTGCCAGAGTATGTTTTTACGATACGAATTTTTAGACCCACATATTGATCTAATCGAAAAAGGATATTCATGATGAAGATGACTCGTCTGATAATCACATCAGCCATCGCCATGTCGGCCCCAAGTTTTTCTTACCCAGGAATGGCTAAGAGTGAATCGGGTAAAACGCATAATGCCCCTCCTGCAACCAGTTCAATGATGCCCCAAGCTGAAAGTGCCGATAGCTCTATCGACCAGATGATCCCTCGACTCATTGTCGAAGGAGAGAGCAATCTTCCGGTAGTTGATATGGGCCCTCTGCGAAAAAATGAAAGCTCGGAAAACCCCTTAGGCTCGAATTTTAACTACGCTCAGGCCTTTGCTAAGCTCGATTTTGAACAGGTCAAAGCAGATATGAAGGCTGTTCTAACGGATTCAAAAGAGTTTTGGCCTGCAGACTATGGGCACTATGGCCCTTTATTTATTCGACTGTCTTGGCACAGTGCTGGAACCTATCGGGCAATCGATGGCCGTGGCGGATCGGATGGCGGTCAAATGAGATTCTATCCCCTAGCTCAATGGCCTGACAATGCTAACCTCGATAAGGCTAGGCTCTTGATCCAACCAGTTGTTGATAAATACTACCCCAATCTATCTTGGGCAGATGCCATGGTCTTAGCAGGCGACATCGCCATGCGAGATATGGGATTCGAAACTTTAGGAGTGGCCGGTGGCCGAATCGACGACTGGGCTCCCGATATGGTTTATTGGGGACCTGAAGATGAATTCTTGAAAAGCGAACGATTTGATGAAAACGGTAACCTCATGCTGCCTCTTGCCGCATCAGTTATGGGCTTGATCTATGTAAACCCAGAAGGCCCTGATGGCAAACCAGATCCGCTTTTATCTGCGGAACGAATTCGTACCACGTTTGGCCGCATGGGGATGAATGACGAGGAGACAGTAGCCCTCATAGCTGGTGGACATACCTTTGGTAAAACTCATGGTGCTCCGCGGCCCAAAGAGTGTCCAGACCCCAAAGCCAATTGTCCAGCCGCCAAAGGTCCTAAGACCAACACCAGTGGTATTGAAGGCCCTTGGACTCCTAAGCCGATCGAATGGACACATGAGTACCTGACCAACCTATTTAAGTATGACTGGAAGCTTACTAAGGGTCCTGGTTGAAAGTACCAATGGTACCCTGAGAACATCGAAGAGTCTGACCTAGCTCCCAATGCTCATGACCCCGCAGAGAAGGTTTCTATTATCATGCTCACCACAGACTTGGCCTTGAAGTATGACCCTAGGTATAAGGCTATTTCAAAACGCTTTCTAAAAGATCCGCAGGAATTCGGCGATGCCTTTGCGCGGGCTTGGTTCAAGCTCATCCATCGCGACTTGGGCCCAAAATCGCGATATTTAGGCAATGACTTTTCAAATGAAGACTTCATTTGGCAAGATCCGCTACCTTCAGCTGACTATGAAATGATTGATGATGCTGATGTCCAAAAACTTAAAGAGATGATCCGGAAAGTAGACCTTTCCGTATCCGATCGTATTAAAACCGCATGGGCCGCTGCAGCATCCTACCGATCGACGGACATGCGTGGTGGAATCAATGGTGCCCGCATTCGTTTAGCCCCTCAAAATACCTGGGAAGTCAACGAACCTCGCCTGCTCGAAAGAAATATAAAACTTCTAAAGCGCATCCAAGGTCAGTTTAATGCGGGTCAAAAAACCAAACAGGTATCGCTAGCCGATCTGATTGTCATTGCTGGCAACTCTGCTGTGGAGGATGCAGCGCAAATGGCTGGCTATCGGATCATCGTGCCATTTACTCCGGGACGTACCGATGCTAGCCAAGAACAAACAGACGTGCAATCTTTTAACTTGCTTAAAGTGACAGCCGATGGTTTCCGCAACTACTACAGTCAGGAAAGCTACATGGCTGCGGAAAAATCATTCGTTGACCGTGCCGACCTTTTGGATTTGACGCGGAAGGAAATGGTAGTTCTAACGGGCGGACTCAGAGTCCTTGGTGCCAACTATAAAGGTGTCGAATACGGTGAGCTCACCAAGTATCGTGGTGCTCTCACCAATGACTACTTTATCAACCTTCTCGACAACGATATCAAGTGGGTCGAAAGCTCTGAGCAGGGTATTTACAAGGGGGTTAAGCGCGGCTCGGGAGAGCAGCTATGGAAGGCGACGAACTATGATCTTATGTTTGGTAATAATGCTGAGCTGCGGGTCTTCGCATTTACCTACTCAACTCCTAATGCTAAACGAAAGTTCGTTGCAGACTTTGTGAATGCTTGGTCGAAAGTAATGACATTGGATCGCTTTGATCTTAAGAGCCATTGAAGCATTGCATAAGCCTTACTTAACTTAGCTAAAATCACCGGGCGGACGAAGGCAAAGAACCTCGTTCGTTCCCTTCCCGATGAAACGTGTTCTTTTTCAATTGAAGGACATACTCCATAGACCAGTGTCTTGGAGCATTGTGATTAGAA
The Pseudobacteriovorax antillogorgiicola genome window above contains:
- a CDS encoding sensor histidine kinase, encoding MKLRNKLMMLAILPIGLVIFSIALLGQRLYQSHLAIERYVEIQTNKQEIITSILRYWGYGHGIHHFKNYVLRGDDWYRSQALLDLAKVEDLIDQYMAYEELSLEEKQAMIVLRSTVSAYKENISLAQKALEESRSIRKIDLLVKIDDGPAIESFKMFNDYFRKTKQDALQNYLDAKNDFLSTSIITIVLILGVTFYTSRWFSRSMIKSFNELVQICRQIKSGRFRAKDLEAPTAETTTDEIKYLRHNFIAMGRALEESFSRLKKSNQDLSNFAYIASHDLKEPIKKIANSSDLLYLELERNLDSESKQYFDVIQSSTKHMLSLLDNVLDYSELRSQKFEPENVDLNEAISLCQSDLELAIQSTGAHIELENLPRVKGNPVLLRTMFRNLLSNALQFRRKGSIPKITISAKPTKQGRWVISVEDNGIGFSMKYRDKILKPFGRAHSREQAPGNGIGLASSQRIAELHHSQLQVYSMEGVGSTFSVELEEAS
- a CDS encoding response regulator, which produces MTDLMINLENFPEIIGKEFASSTGPVVVVDDDPQQRQILGACYRKSNCSRDIIFFKSGEEFLDWAGHASTSKESMPSILLLDINMPELDGFEVLQLLRQEASSIHLPNVVMLTTSSFQDDIDRAKGLGANGFWPKPMAIKDYITFFNTLNLATVAIATDS
- a CDS encoding AMP-binding protein: MHAVGRTPLEWFYHWEQERPNHVFLRQPCDGDMIEYTWSRVGEELRSMVSYFREQGFEEGDRIGIIARNSARWVMADLAIMMLGGVSVPLYPSQSSESVRYILDHADVKLLFVGNLDQAGKTLADLPLSLKTVDMSYGVNHDFSSLTWEEIIGQHEPLSDSPQRNPQNLTTIVYTSGTTGRAKGVMHSAEAMAFVARNFYDCFQLKHDDRFFSYLPLAHVAERSLLELTSIYGGICVTFMEHMDHFLRDLKSSEATAFFTVPRLWSKFQSAILEKVPQKKLDRLLALPLVSYLVKRKLKSQLGFASVRSFGSGAAPISVDLLKWYQKVGIDIKEGYGHSENLAYATTHQTEPVVCGSVGQALPGCDIKIDQDGEILIKSPATMLGYYLDPESTMRAMENGFFKTGDLGKLDDQGHLTIRGRCKDIFKTEKGKYIAPSQIEGHLDHNRYIEQICVTGHGLPQPVALVVPSPESSQLNRADLTKYLEDAMELANRNLQNYEKVKNFIVVKEAWTVESGLMTPTLKMKRHMIEEKYRAIVETSREHRDSVLWEERG
- a CDS encoding EamA family transporter; this translates as MTWMTWALLSTLLYGLWAFLGKLSSSSLSDKQVFILQFLGSLPVIAYVVVSGGNRIPWDSKDSYLALLFGSCGMLATFFFVKALQKGSASTVTLMTALYPAVTVVLAAIFLKESLNGRQISGIVLGILGIYLLVSSS
- the gntF gene encoding guanitoxin biosynthesis pre-guanitoxin forming N-methyltransferase GntF; its protein translation is MSHDLQDDTSSFEGRAYLNEYFTEVNDEYRGLYRFWIDSIKKMAGAKEALELGVGPTLYTALPLTAVCESIDLADYVLDCFKETNAWLNGDTQSFNWNIYTKLVLELEGSANSAIDIKNRENLVRLKIRDTFHCNIKEKNPIAPRSKTYDIVTAHYCTEAASDSVSTWEGVIRNIWTLVRPGGWLLLSVSAGLKRFRQYADQEPCTSSPQIDKRSVLKCIETLPGAGKADWEYLPAPHDRPYEGTVLLAVQRSSL
- a CDS encoding peroxidase family protein; this encodes MMKMTRLIITSAIAMSAPSFSYPGMAKSESGKTHNAPPATSSMMPQAESADSSIDQMIPRLIVEGESNLPVVDMGPLRKNESSENPLGSNFNYAQAFAKLDFEQVKADMKAVLTDSKEFWPADYGHYGPLFIRLSWHSAGTYRAIDGRGGSDGGQMRFYPLAQWPDNANLDKARLLIQPVVDKYYPNLSWADAMVLAGDIAMRDMGFETLGVAGGRIDDWAPDMVYWGPEDEFLKSERFDENGNLMLPLAASVMGLIYVNPEGPDGKPDPLLSAERIRTTFGRMGMNDEETVALIAGGHTFGKTHGAPRPKECPDPKANCPAAKGPKTNTSGIEGPWTPKPIEWTHEYLTNLFKYDWKLTKGPG
- a CDS encoding peroxidase family protein, which encodes MLTTDLALKYDPRYKAISKRFLKDPQEFGDAFARAWFKLIHRDLGPKSRYLGNDFSNEDFIWQDPLPSADYEMIDDADVQKLKEMIRKVDLSVSDRIKTAWAAAASYRSTDMRGGINGARIRLAPQNTWEVNEPRLLERNIKLLKRIQGQFNAGQKTKQVSLADLIVIAGNSAVEDAAQMAGYRIIVPFTPGRTDASQEQTDVQSFNLLKVTADGFRNYYSQESYMAAEKSFVDRADLLDLTRKEMVVLTGGLRVLGANYKGVEYGELTKYRGALTNDYFINLLDNDIKWVESSEQGIYKGVKRGSGEQLWKATNYDLMFGNNAELRVFAFTYSTPNAKRKFVADFVNAWSKVMTLDRFDLKSH